A single region of the Mycobacteriales bacterium genome encodes:
- a CDS encoding glycoside hydrolase family 3 C-terminal domain-containing protein, giving the protein VVTSAPHTATARSVAEDATVLLKNGGVLPLNAATVGSIAVIGPDGGTGEQTAGGGSGHVNAPPGVTPFDGITRRAGSGVHVRYAAGLPNDIAGAAKLAANSSVAVVFANDAEAENVDRPNLSLPHNQDALISAVAAANPHTVVVLNTGGPVLMPWLNKVSGVLEAWYPGQEDGNAAAAVLFGDVDPSGKLPVTFPASAAQSPTAAAIRRTAPNNTIVYGEGLEMGYRWYDAHTQNPLFPFGYGRSYTTFRVSNLATVANADGSATVDADVTNTGSRAGRSTLEIYVGHPAAAGEPPHQLGAFGKTPVLAPAATRHVRLTVPASAFLHWDTAGHRWAGTAGAYTIWAGGSSRNLPLHQTLRPRFTNGPPWLLAYRNTDGSLAARRSEDPRANPDRSLGSPAGLGISGPPAVAITANGRTYYVAAGVDHALYVRTTVTGWTRLVASAGNHCTQPGAVVAGTQLLFGCLGTGARIYEAAAGIPAANGNPQAPSMSPVAGGVRSGPAMYEDAGTLHLTFLGAPYAGGNTYDRTLTAAGRHLGTTCAGPPAAAAAAGTRWFACRSTAGALEYRHEGVGGPGTGAVGSMTGTPGLAVAATGAQVTASYAGTNHSIYTRLLTRIAVDPSRRSATGTTMEGVAASDPPR; this is encoded by the coding sequence TGTCGTGACCAGCGCGCCGCATACGGCCACCGCCCGCTCGGTCGCCGAGGACGCGACAGTGCTGCTCAAGAACGGCGGGGTTCTGCCGCTGAACGCAGCGACGGTCGGCTCCATCGCCGTCATCGGGCCGGACGGCGGGACCGGCGAACAAACCGCCGGTGGCGGATCGGGTCACGTCAACGCACCACCCGGCGTGACGCCCTTCGATGGCATCACCCGGCGGGCAGGGTCGGGCGTGCATGTGCGGTACGCCGCGGGGCTTCCCAACGACATCGCCGGCGCCGCCAAGCTCGCGGCGAACTCATCGGTCGCCGTGGTATTCGCCAACGATGCCGAAGCCGAGAACGTCGACCGCCCGAACCTCTCGCTCCCGCACAATCAGGATGCCCTGATCTCCGCGGTCGCCGCGGCGAACCCGCACACGGTCGTGGTCCTCAACACCGGTGGTCCGGTGCTCATGCCCTGGTTGAACAAGGTCAGCGGCGTCCTGGAGGCCTGGTATCCGGGCCAGGAGGACGGCAACGCCGCCGCCGCGGTGCTCTTCGGCGACGTCGATCCGTCAGGAAAACTGCCGGTCACCTTCCCCGCGAGCGCGGCCCAGAGCCCCACGGCTGCCGCGATCCGACGGACCGCGCCCAACAACACGATCGTCTACGGCGAGGGCCTCGAGATGGGGTACCGCTGGTACGACGCCCACACCCAGAATCCGTTGTTCCCGTTCGGATACGGCCGGTCCTACACCACGTTCCGGGTCAGCAACCTCGCCACCGTGGCGAACGCGGACGGCAGCGCCACGGTTGACGCCGACGTGACCAACACCGGCAGCCGCGCCGGCCGGTCGACTCTCGAGATCTACGTCGGACATCCGGCCGCCGCCGGCGAACCGCCGCACCAGCTCGGCGCATTCGGCAAGACGCCCGTCCTCGCCCCCGCCGCAACGAGGCACGTCCGTCTCACGGTGCCCGCGAGCGCCTTCCTGCATTGGGACACCGCCGGCCACCGGTGGGCCGGAACCGCGGGGGCGTACACGATCTGGGCCGGGGGCTCCTCGCGGAACCTGCCGCTGCACCAGACCCTTCGACCGCGCTTCACGAATGGTCCGCCGTGGCTGCTGGCCTACCGCAACACTGACGGCTCCCTCGCCGCGCGGCGTTCGGAGGACCCCCGGGCGAACCCGGATCGCTCCCTGGGCTCCCCGGCCGGGCTGGGGATCTCCGGCCCACCGGCGGTCGCGATCACAGCGAACGGTCGCACGTACTACGTCGCCGCCGGGGTGGATCACGCGCTGTACGTCCGGACCACAGTCACCGGCTGGACCCGGCTGGTCGCCTCCGCCGGCAACCACTGCACTCAGCCGGGCGCGGTGGTCGCCGGCACACAGCTGCTCTTCGGCTGCCTGGGGACCGGCGCCAGGATCTACGAAGCCGCCGCCGGCATCCCCGCCGCAAACGGCAATCCGCAGGCTCCGAGCATGTCCCCGGTGGCGGGTGGCGTGCGATCCGGGCCGGCAATGTATGAGGACGCCGGCACGCTCCACCTGACATTCCTGGGCGCCCCCTATGCCGGAGGCAACACCTACGACCGGACCCTGACCGCCGCCGGCCGTCATCTCGGAACGACCTGTGCCGGGCCGCCCGCGGCCGCCGCGGCCGCCGGCACGCGGTGGTTCGCCTGCCGCAGCACGGCCGGCGCGCTGGAATACCGGCACGAGGGTGTCGGCGGCCCGGGGACCGGCGCCGTCGGGTCCATGACGGGCACTCCAGGGCTCGCCGTCGCCGCCACGGGCGCCCAGGTCACCGCGAGCTACGCCGGGACCAATCACTCCATCTACACCCGGCTGCTCACCAGGATCGCCGTCGACCCGAGCCGCCGCTCCGCTACCGGTACGACGATGGAAGGTGTCGCCGCAAGCGACCCGCCGAGGTGA
- a CDS encoding alpha-N-arabinofuranosidase, translating into MPDARITVDPAFRIGEVDPRLYGSFVEHLGRCVYTGIYEPDHETADQDGFREDVAGLVRELDTPMLRYPGGNFVSGYEWEDGIGPRAERPARLDLAWKSLESNAVGTDEFCAWSRRVGAEPMLAVNLGTRGVDAAQNLVEYCNHAGGTKWSDLRRKNGATEPHRVPVWCLGNEMDGPWQIGHKTAEEYGRLATETAKAMKWVDPSIELVACGSSNSRMATFGEWEATVLEHTYEHVDYVSLHSYYQERKGDRDSFLACATDMDQFIDGVVSTVDAVRAKGRHKKRINLSFDEWNVWYMGEERPTTQWPEAPHLLENIYNAVDAVVVGNLLISLLRHADRVRLGCLAQLVNVIAPIFTETGGPAWRQTIFHPFALTSRYGRGTVLRTVTDGPTYDTAWFGDVPVIDSVAVLAEETGELTVFAVNRDQHDAQPLQLDLRSLPALQTVAHTVVTHEDPLATNTVDHPDRVAPRRLPEGHVDGGGVTVALPPMSWNMIRVTPA; encoded by the coding sequence GTGCCCGACGCCCGCATCACCGTAGATCCCGCATTCCGCATCGGTGAGGTCGACCCGAGGCTCTACGGCTCGTTCGTCGAGCACCTCGGGCGCTGCGTCTACACCGGCATCTACGAGCCCGACCACGAGACCGCGGACCAGGACGGCTTCCGCGAGGACGTCGCCGGGCTCGTCCGCGAGCTCGACACCCCGATGCTCCGTTACCCGGGCGGCAACTTCGTCTCCGGCTACGAGTGGGAGGACGGGATCGGCCCGCGGGCCGAACGACCCGCCCGGCTCGACCTCGCGTGGAAGTCGCTCGAGTCGAACGCCGTCGGCACCGACGAGTTCTGCGCATGGTCGCGGCGGGTGGGCGCCGAGCCGATGCTCGCGGTCAACCTCGGCACCCGCGGCGTGGATGCGGCACAGAATCTGGTGGAGTACTGCAACCACGCCGGTGGCACCAAGTGGTCCGATCTACGCCGTAAGAACGGCGCGACCGAACCACACCGCGTGCCGGTGTGGTGCCTCGGCAACGAGATGGACGGGCCGTGGCAGATCGGGCACAAGACCGCCGAGGAGTACGGACGACTCGCCACCGAGACGGCGAAGGCCATGAAATGGGTCGACCCGTCGATCGAGCTGGTGGCGTGCGGGTCGTCCAACTCGCGGATGGCGACCTTCGGCGAGTGGGAGGCGACGGTCCTCGAGCACACCTATGAGCACGTCGACTACGTCTCGCTGCACTCCTACTACCAGGAGCGCAAGGGCGACCGGGACAGCTTCCTGGCCTGTGCTACCGACATGGACCAGTTCATCGACGGCGTGGTTTCGACCGTCGACGCGGTGCGCGCCAAGGGCCGGCACAAGAAGCGGATCAACCTGTCCTTCGACGAGTGGAACGTCTGGTACATGGGGGAGGAGCGGCCGACCACGCAGTGGCCGGAGGCGCCGCACCTGCTCGAGAACATCTACAACGCGGTCGACGCCGTGGTGGTCGGCAACCTGCTGATCAGCCTGCTGCGGCACGCGGACCGGGTGCGCCTCGGCTGCCTCGCCCAGCTGGTGAACGTGATCGCACCGATCTTCACCGAGACCGGCGGACCCGCGTGGCGGCAGACGATCTTCCACCCCTTCGCACTGACCAGCCGCTACGGGCGGGGCACCGTGCTCCGTACGGTCACCGACGGCCCGACCTACGACACCGCGTGGTTCGGCGACGTGCCGGTGATCGACAGCGTCGCGGTCCTCGCCGAGGAGACCGGTGAGCTGACCGTCTTCGCGGTCAACCGCGACCAGCACGACGCCCAGCCGCTGCAGCTCGACCTCCGCTCGCTCCCCGCGCTGCAGACCGTCGCCCACACCGTCGTCACCCACGAGGACCCGCTGGCCACCAACACCGTCGACCACCCAGATCGGGTCGCACCGCGCAGGCTCCCGGAGGGCCATGTCGACGGCGGCGGGGTCACCGTCGCGCTGCCGCCGATGTCGTGGAACATGATCCGGGTCACGCCGGCCTGA
- a CDS encoding carbohydrate ABC transporter permease, with protein sequence MAVTTVRTPARHGRSTVAGRGDHRTRYFNFFCGSVLLVFAAVWLIPLLWAIDTSVRPEAEITTNPISWWTSHWNIDNYRQVVNATDLPSWYLNSIVTSGLSAAFTVVVCSMAGFAISRTQFRGKRIMLGLILAGLLIPAQVLILPLFREFNGLKLLNTYWAIVLPAIATPIAVFVFASFFDGLPKDLVESARLDGAGWFRIYSRIFMPLCKPAISAVTIFTFVWTWNQLLWPLLVLSSTKLMTIPVGLASVQSAYGIIYGQVMASAVLGALPLILVFLLFQRRIVEGIANTGIK encoded by the coding sequence ATGGCTGTCACTACAGTGCGCACCCCCGCCCGCCACGGCAGATCGACGGTGGCCGGCCGGGGCGACCACCGGACCCGCTACTTCAACTTCTTCTGCGGGTCGGTACTGCTGGTCTTCGCCGCCGTCTGGCTGATCCCGCTGTTGTGGGCCATCGACACGTCGGTGCGGCCCGAGGCGGAGATCACCACCAACCCGATCTCGTGGTGGACCAGTCACTGGAACATCGACAACTACCGGCAGGTCGTCAACGCCACCGACCTGCCCAGCTGGTACCTCAACAGCATCGTGACGTCCGGCCTTTCCGCGGCATTCACGGTCGTCGTCTGCTCGATGGCCGGCTTCGCCATCTCCCGCACGCAGTTCCGCGGAAAGCGGATCATGCTCGGCCTCATCCTGGCCGGCCTGTTGATCCCCGCGCAGGTGCTGATCCTCCCGCTCTTCCGCGAGTTCAACGGCCTCAAGCTGCTCAACACCTACTGGGCGATCGTCCTGCCGGCGATCGCGACGCCGATCGCGGTGTTCGTGTTCGCGTCGTTCTTCGACGGACTGCCCAAGGACCTCGTCGAGTCCGCCCGACTGGACGGGGCCGGCTGGTTCCGGATCTATTCGCGCATCTTCATGCCGCTGTGCAAGCCGGCCATCTCCGCCGTGACCATCTTCACCTTCGTGTGGACGTGGAACCAGCTGCTATGGCCGCTGCTCGTGCTCTCCAGTACCAAGCTGATGACCATCCCCGTCGGACTGGCGAGCGTGCAGTCGGCGTACGGCATCATCTACGGCCAGGTGATGGCCTCCGCGGTGCTCGGCGCACTCCCGCTGATCCTGGTGTTCCTGCTCTTCCAGCGCCGGATCGTCGAGGGAATCGCCAACACCGGCATCAAGTAG
- a CDS encoding sugar ABC transporter permease, with protein MAVTTVAAPTAGQTADKNETKRADNRAGWGLMTPFLVLYLLFLIGPTLYGIVMSFFNTSLVRPGLSGFAGVSNYAEALKNSDFWSSIWHTVLFTILTTPPLIVLALGMALLTDRLRHGRWFFRLVFFAPYVVPSAAVALVFSWLYAPSIGLFDGWLTDIGITPPNWLGDPNWAMASVVIMTIWWTIGFNFVLYLAGLQEIPRELYEAASVDGASPWRQMRSITIPLLRRTTLLVTMLQIIASLKVFDQMYLLLQGGPNYATRPAIEYIYDIGFTDYRAGYAAAASMLFFLLILVVSIVWFLASRRQAKEA; from the coding sequence ATGGCGGTCACCACCGTCGCCGCACCGACGGCAGGCCAAACGGCCGACAAGAACGAGACGAAACGCGCCGACAACCGCGCCGGCTGGGGGTTGATGACCCCGTTCCTGGTGCTCTACCTGCTGTTCCTCATCGGGCCGACGCTCTACGGCATCGTGATGAGCTTCTTCAACACCAGCCTCGTCCGGCCCGGCCTGTCCGGCTTCGCCGGCGTGTCCAACTACGCCGAGGCGTTGAAGAACAGCGACTTCTGGTCGTCGATCTGGCACACCGTGCTCTTCACGATCCTGACCACGCCGCCGCTGATCGTTCTCGCGCTGGGCATGGCCCTGCTGACCGACCGGCTCCGGCACGGGCGATGGTTCTTCCGGCTCGTGTTCTTCGCGCCTTACGTCGTCCCGTCCGCCGCCGTCGCGCTCGTCTTCAGCTGGCTCTACGCGCCGTCGATCGGCCTGTTCGACGGCTGGCTCACCGACATCGGGATCACCCCGCCCAACTGGCTCGGTGACCCCAACTGGGCGATGGCCTCGGTCGTCATCATGACGATCTGGTGGACCATCGGCTTCAACTTCGTGCTCTACCTCGCCGGGCTTCAGGAGATACCGCGCGAGCTCTACGAAGCGGCGTCGGTCGACGGCGCGAGCCCGTGGCGGCAGATGCGGTCGATCACGATCCCGCTGCTCCGGCGTACCACGCTCCTGGTCACCATGCTGCAGATCATCGCGTCGCTGAAGGTGTTCGACCAGATGTACCTGCTGTTGCAGGGCGGGCCGAACTACGCCACGCGGCCGGCGATCGAGTACATCTACGACATCGGCTTCACCGACTACCGCGCCGGTTACGCCGCTGCCGCGTCGATGTTGTTCTTCCTGCTGATCCTTGTCGTTTCGATCGTGTGGTTCCTGGCGAGTCGTCGCCAGGCCAAGGAGGCCTGA